In Rubrivirga marina, the following are encoded in one genomic region:
- a CDS encoding ATP-binding protein — protein sequence MFSLIPEVIPLVCQALMAGIAGAYVLSIPRKTRSAWWLVVLFGGQVAFAGSYLLGVMSAGHEGWAIRFNIGLYAGVALAAFAAVRVSYTFLARPFRREERVASWALGGALAALLGLALYAGVVIEASLLTPLLYGYGLYLVAATLWALGVHVRQVRRFRGLAAEASSRAASQRRGATGHVMMAGLVGVMLSLSVLNALATVGVLPLVAIQYGSLLVELVYVVGLVVAFINYAPEPTTVQAKLVGVSLGVVLGLLGVTSLTLLRSGEIAEAARNAIPAEAAVQFSPDGAGGYRVLTEAASVAPPAGARRLEPVPREAGRTWGEAMVELPFAFRIGGEAHRSLSLSRVPYLAFDAPEPCSEVCVGVNRAPSPDHPMVLAYVGSADYSATDWPAVTASADRLDVVWTVAGLDGRASEHRATLWADGTVEIAYRGEAQRPRIGSAGLHPGGTSHVAASFAEAVPPSVAAGAALVDPYGARFAALAHLRTARVLPIVFGAAGFVLVLVPLFLRRGVLGPLAALLDGVERVDRGDRDVHVDPGANDEFGTLTRRFNTMTASLGTAEDRLRQYAGELEERVAERTRELESANADLAEKHDALEASLAELHAAQDRLVQAEKLASLGRLTAGIAHEIKNPLNFVTNFAGLAQEAVGDLRAALLDGDLDEAQALLGDLAFNAERIEHHGRRADRIVQGMQLHARGSSGERVASELNDLLRLAAEGAVRTHAARVGGDGLAPIDLDLGPDVGAVLVVPEGVLQVAASLLDNALYATAEAGAATPVRLSSRRTDGVVEVRVSDGGPGMDADTLARLFEPFFTTKSPGEGTGLGLSLAYDIVTAGHGGQIEVDSRPGAGTTVTVRLPAGG from the coding sequence ATGTTCTCGCTCATCCCCGAAGTGATCCCCCTGGTGTGCCAGGCGCTGATGGCCGGCATCGCCGGGGCCTACGTCCTGTCGATCCCTCGGAAGACGCGCTCGGCGTGGTGGCTCGTGGTCCTGTTCGGGGGGCAGGTGGCGTTCGCGGGGTCGTACCTCCTCGGCGTGATGTCGGCGGGGCACGAAGGGTGGGCCATCCGTTTCAACATCGGGCTGTACGCGGGCGTGGCGCTGGCGGCATTCGCGGCGGTCCGCGTGAGCTACACGTTCCTCGCGCGGCCCTTCCGCCGGGAGGAGCGGGTGGCGTCGTGGGCGCTGGGCGGGGCCCTCGCCGCGCTGCTCGGGCTCGCGCTGTACGCGGGCGTCGTCATCGAGGCCTCGCTGCTCACGCCGCTGCTCTACGGGTACGGCCTGTACCTCGTCGCCGCGACGCTGTGGGCGCTGGGCGTCCACGTCCGGCAGGTGCGCCGCTTTCGGGGCCTCGCCGCCGAGGCGTCGTCCCGCGCCGCCAGCCAGCGCCGCGGGGCCACGGGCCACGTGATGATGGCCGGGCTCGTGGGCGTCATGCTCTCGCTGTCGGTCCTCAACGCGCTCGCGACGGTCGGCGTGCTCCCGCTCGTGGCGATCCAGTACGGGTCGCTGCTGGTCGAGCTCGTGTACGTGGTCGGGCTCGTGGTCGCGTTCATCAACTACGCCCCGGAGCCGACGACCGTCCAGGCCAAGCTCGTCGGCGTCTCGCTGGGGGTTGTCCTCGGGCTGCTCGGCGTGACGAGCCTGACGCTCCTCCGGTCGGGTGAGATCGCCGAGGCGGCCCGCAACGCGATCCCGGCCGAAGCGGCCGTCCAGTTCTCTCCCGACGGCGCCGGGGGCTACCGCGTGCTCACCGAGGCTGCCTCGGTCGCGCCGCCGGCGGGCGCGCGGCGCCTCGAGCCCGTGCCCCGGGAGGCCGGACGGACGTGGGGCGAGGCCATGGTCGAGCTCCCGTTCGCGTTCCGGATCGGCGGCGAGGCGCACCGCTCCCTCTCGTTGTCGCGCGTGCCGTACCTCGCCTTCGACGCTCCCGAGCCGTGCAGCGAGGTGTGCGTCGGCGTGAACCGGGCCCCGTCGCCCGACCACCCCATGGTCCTCGCCTACGTCGGCAGCGCCGACTACTCGGCCACCGACTGGCCAGCCGTGACGGCGTCGGCCGACCGCCTCGACGTGGTCTGGACGGTCGCCGGCCTCGACGGCCGGGCCTCCGAGCACCGCGCGACGCTCTGGGCGGACGGGACCGTCGAGATCGCCTACCGGGGCGAGGCGCAGCGCCCGCGGATCGGCTCGGCCGGGCTCCACCCCGGCGGTACGAGCCATGTCGCGGCGTCCTTCGCCGAGGCTGTGCCCCCGTCGGTCGCGGCGGGCGCCGCGCTCGTCGACCCGTACGGCGCGCGGTTCGCGGCGCTCGCCCACCTCCGGACAGCCCGCGTGCTCCCGATCGTGTTCGGCGCCGCGGGCTTCGTCCTCGTCCTGGTGCCGCTGTTCCTGCGGCGCGGCGTGCTCGGCCCGCTGGCGGCCCTCCTCGACGGCGTCGAGCGGGTCGACCGCGGCGACCGCGACGTCCACGTCGACCCGGGCGCGAACGACGAGTTCGGGACGCTCACGCGCCGGTTCAACACGATGACGGCCTCGCTCGGGACGGCCGAGGACCGGCTCCGCCAGTATGCCGGGGAACTGGAAGAGCGGGTCGCCGAGCGGACGCGGGAGTTGGAGTCGGCCAACGCCGACCTCGCCGAGAAGCACGACGCCCTGGAGGCCTCGCTCGCCGAGCTCCACGCGGCGCAGGATCGGCTCGTGCAAGCCGAGAAGCTGGCGTCGCTGGGGCGCCTCACGGCGGGGATCGCCCACGAGATCAAGAACCCGCTCAACTTCGTGACCAACTTCGCCGGGCTGGCCCAGGAAGCCGTCGGTGACCTCCGCGCGGCGCTCCTCGACGGCGACCTCGACGAGGCCCAGGCGCTCCTCGGTGATCTCGCCTTCAACGCGGAGCGGATCGAGCACCACGGCCGGCGGGCCGATCGGATCGTGCAGGGCATGCAGCTCCACGCGCGCGGGTCCAGCGGCGAGCGCGTCGCGAGCGAGCTCAACGACCTGCTCCGGCTCGCGGCCGAGGGCGCGGTCCGGACCCACGCGGCCCGCGTCGGCGGCGACGGGCTGGCGCCCATCGACCTCGACCTGGGCCCCGACGTCGGGGCGGTGCTGGTGGTGCCGGAGGGCGTGCTGCAGGTGGCCGCGAGCCTGCTCGACAACGCGCTCTACGCGACGGCCGAGGCGGGGGCCGCCACGCCCGTCCGCCTGTCGTCGAGGCGAACGGACGGCGTCGTCGAGGTCCGCGTGAGCGACGGCGGGCCGGGCATGGACGCCGACACGCTCGCCCGGCTGTTCGAGCCGTTCTTCACCACGAAGTCGCCCGGCGAGGGGACCGGCCTCGGCCTCTCGCTCGCCTACGACATCGTGACGGCCGGGCACGGCGGCCAGATCGAGGTCGACAGCCGACCGGGCGCGGGGACCACGGTGACGGTCCGCCTCCCGGCCGGCGGGTAG
- a CDS encoding cbb3-type cytochrome c oxidase N-terminal domain-containing protein has product MPDAPLPPSAAGDNDPSQTVPDPESPLRDPAEPALPEPAVGEGTVDRVIQGHTYDGIREYDNPMPGWWVALFWAGILFAPVYMLGVHVFDWIDDYGDDFAEAGERLEQVRLEYASTGPAFKTDEGALREYATDAAMAEAGAATFTAICAACHGQNGEGTIGPNLTDEHWIHGAAPAEVWTSIAEGFPEKGMPPMQDQLGEEERAQVLAYVYSLQGTDPPNPKEPQGDLVPVTL; this is encoded by the coding sequence ATGCCTGACGCCCCGCTCCCCCCTTCCGCCGCGGGCGACAACGACCCGAGCCAAACCGTCCCCGACCCGGAGTCCCCACTCCGCGACCCGGCCGAGCCGGCTCTCCCCGAGCCGGCCGTCGGCGAGGGGACAGTCGACCGCGTGATCCAGGGCCACACCTACGACGGGATCCGCGAGTACGACAACCCGATGCCGGGCTGGTGGGTCGCCCTGTTCTGGGCGGGCATCCTGTTCGCGCCGGTCTACATGCTCGGCGTCCACGTGTTCGACTGGATCGACGATTACGGCGACGACTTCGCCGAGGCCGGCGAGCGGCTGGAGCAGGTCCGCCTGGAGTACGCCTCGACCGGGCCGGCCTTCAAGACGGACGAGGGCGCGCTCCGCGAGTACGCGACCGACGCCGCGATGGCGGAGGCCGGCGCCGCGACCTTCACCGCCATCTGTGCCGCCTGCCACGGCCAGAACGGCGAGGGCACCATCGGCCCGAACCTCACCGACGAGCACTGGATCCACGGTGCGGCACCGGCCGAGGTCTGGACCTCCATCGCGGAGGGCTTCCCCGAGAAGGGGATGCCGCCGATGCAGGACCAGCTCGGCGAGGAGGAGCGAGCGCAGGTCCTGGCCTACGTCTACTCGCTCCAGGGGACGGACCCGCCCAACCCGAAGGAGCCCCAGGGCGACCTCGTCCCCGTCACGCTCTAG